The following coding sequences are from one Trueperaceae bacterium window:
- a CDS encoding peptidylprolyl isomerase codes for MSNSNYSSVQPLTEDPIRSFAEPQEILSDGSDYRALITTNRGTILIDLFQDKAPITVNN; via the coding sequence ATGAGTAACTCAAATTATAGTTCAGTACAACCCCTCACAGAGGACCCAATTCGCTCGTTTGCCGAGCCACAGGAAATCCTTTCCGATGGTAGCGACTATCGTGCGTTAATAACGACTAATCGGGGAACAATCCTCATAGATTTATTCCAAGATAAGGCCCCGATCACCGTAAATAATTT
- a CDS encoding DNA polymerase III subunit alpha → MSTTPGFAHLHQHTAYSLLDGAARIKDLVNWVKEVSPDQPALAMTDHGNMHGAVEFYKTAVSEGVKPVLGLEAYIAAGSRFEKKRPSNEIDGGHFHLTLLAKNFEGYQNLCRLSSRAYLEGFYMKPRIDHELLEEHGSGIIALSGCLGAQLPRTLLDIGLDEGERLLEQYLAVFGEDFFIELQDHGLPEQRELNPILKDLANRHGLGMVATNDGHYVRKEDAKAHEALLAIQTKTTLSDPDRFRFPCEEFFVKTPEEMAKAVPEADYPSALSNTLEVVARCNVDLPIGSRRVYQMPEVNLPEGRTLAEELRITTYLGLMQRYPDVLTPSVFESYLRTGGIEPTEELDQNLLELARLGEDGRLANVEGKTYDQYQYPHLEKFEAKQANPGAFAXLARAEYELGVIIAMGFPDYFLIVADFINWAKDNRIAVGXGRGSGAGSIVAYALRITDIDPLEYDLLFERFLNPDRISLPDFDIDFSDTRRGEVIDYVRQKYGEDKVAHIATFGTMASKAAIRDAARVLEAPYSDADRVSKLVPVVFGRSVPIRQALDEVTELKNLYDTGANQYMDVAISLEGLTRHASVHAAGVIIAKEPIQELAPVFRAGDGPLVCQYDMGSVEELGFIKMDFLGLRTLSFIEATVKIVEETTGNIIDPDKFPMDDVDTFELLSRGDAVGVFQFESPGMIDTLRKLRPRRIQDLIAVSALYRPGPMENIPTYIRRHHGEEEVAYLDFPESKNLLAPILEETYGIPVYQEQIMQIAQAVAGYTLGQADILRRAMGKKKVSEMEEQRDVFRRGAESHGLPITEADRIFDLLEKFANYGFNKSHSAAYGLLSYQTAYLKAHYPLEFAAALLTVERANSEKIAQYVNDAKHLNVEVLPPDLNISGADFTPVDGLIRFGLYGIKNVGDLAVDHILSERATGGSFKDLYDFCSRTDSSIVNKRALEYLVKSGAFDNIGKRDELLANLEPALRWGTEQRAQANQGQFALFEIEDFKPPEVVPGDNLTLLDLLRMEKESLGLYISAHPMGSYVGLSEAATCSVAELEQQSSGDNTQGRSRLVLSGLLQNVTRRTTRKGTLMARFDIADQSGSHEIVAFSRTLEEYDELLEEDAPAVLVVDVSSDGDGLRIVLDRLYRWDNQKEFPQLALISFDSSELQETQLRTLRTELENNSGSIPITFRVTTEFGTFDYSLEGLGVNPRKLSSIVATLPSIRTVITADRERLIKARRGHRPKKRKKVGAING, encoded by the coding sequence ATGAGTACCACCCCGGGTTTTGCTCACCTGCATCAGCACACCGCTTATAGTCTTCTTGACGGAGCTGCCCGGATCAAAGATCTCGTAAATTGGGTTAAGGAAGTTTCGCCGGACCAACCTGCTCTAGCAATGACTGATCACGGAAACATGCATGGCGCAGTGGAATTCTATAAAACAGCTGTTTCAGAAGGAGTGAAGCCAGTTCTCGGGCTCGAAGCCTATATTGCAGCTGGCTCTAGGTTCGAAAAAAAACGGCCCAGCAACGAAATTGACGGCGGCCATTTTCATCTCACCTTACTAGCTAAAAACTTTGAGGGATATCAAAATCTTTGTCGGCTGTCGAGTAGAGCATATCTCGAGGGCTTTTACATGAAACCGCGAATCGATCATGAGCTTCTCGAAGAACATGGGAGCGGGATAATTGCTCTATCTGGATGTCTTGGGGCTCAACTTCCCAGAACATTGTTAGATATTGGCCTCGATGAAGGCGAGAGGCTTTTAGAACAATACCTCGCTGTATTCGGTGAAGATTTTTTTATAGAACTTCAGGATCACGGGCTTCCAGAGCAGCGGGAACTCAACCCTATCCTTAAGGACCTAGCAAATCGTCACGGTCTTGGGATGGTAGCGACTAACGATGGACACTACGTCCGGAAAGAAGATGCAAAAGCGCACGAGGCTTTGCTGGCAATCCAAACGAAAACAACTCTTTCAGATCCCGATCGATTCCGGTTTCCTTGTGAGGAATTTTTTGTCAAGACTCCAGAAGAGATGGCCAAGGCCGTCCCCGAAGCAGACTATCCTAGTGCCCTTAGCAACACCCTAGAAGTAGTAGCCCGGTGCAATGTAGATCTACCAATAGGTAGCCGCCGGGTTTATCAAATGCCCGAGGTTAACCTTCCCGAAGGCCGAACATTAGCTGAAGAATTACGCATCACCACATACCTAGGCCTCATGCAACGCTATCCCGACGTCCTCACCCCATCGGTGTTTGAATCGTATTTGCGGACAGGCGGCATTGAACCAACGGAGGAATTGGATCAAAACCTATTGGAATTAGCCAGGCTCGGTGAAGATGGCCGGCTAGCTAATGTTGAAGGCAAAACATATGATCAATATCAATACCCTCACCTCGAGAAATTTGAAGCCAAACAGGCCAATCCAGGTGCCTTTGCGAANTTAGCCCGAGCTGAATATGAGCTTGGAGTAATCATTGCCATGGGCTTTCCAGACTATTTTTTGATCGTCGCGGACTTCATTAACTGGGCAAAGGACAACCGAATTGCTGTAGGTCNAGGTCGTGGTTCTGGTGCTGGTTCAATTGTGGCCTATGCCCTCCGTATCACTGACATCGATCCACTCGAATACGATTTGCTTTTCGAACGGTTTTTGAATCCTGACCGGATTTCTCTCCCCGATTTCGACATCGATTTTAGTGATACGCGCCGAGGGGAAGTAATCGATTACGTAAGACAAAAATACGGCGAAGATAAAGTTGCCCATATCGCAACTTTTGGAACAATGGCCTCGAAGGCGGCTATAAGAGATGCAGCTCGTGTTCTGGAAGCTCCTTATTCTGATGCCGACAGGGTTTCTAAACTGGTACCTGTAGTTTTTGGAAGATCAGTCCCTATCCGTCAGGCTTTGGATGAAGTGACCGAACTAAAGAATCTGTACGATACCGGAGCAAATCAATATATGGATGTAGCGATCTCTTTGGAGGGGCTTACGAGACACGCATCGGTACATGCAGCTGGTGTGATTATTGCCAAAGAACCGATCCAAGAGTTAGCCCCAGTNTTTCGCGCCGGAGATGGCCCTTTAGTATGCCAGTACGACATGGGCTCGGTAGAAGAACTGGGGTTCATAAAAATGGATTTCCTCGGTTTGCGTACGTTATCTTTCATCGAGGCCACAGTCAAAATAGTCGAAGAAACGACCGGAAATATTATTGACCCGGATAAATTCCCGATGGACGATGTCGATACTTTCGAATTGCTCTCAAGGGGCGACGCCGTTGGGGTCTTCCAGTTTGAATCCCCAGGAATGATAGACACACTACGAAAGCTCAGGCCCCGTAGGATACAAGATCTCATCGCGGTTTCGGCGCTGTATAGACCAGGGCCTATGGAGAACATTCCCACCTACATCCGGCGTCATCACGGCGAAGAAGAAGTAGCTTACCTCGATTTTCCAGAGTCGAAAAATCTCCTGGCACCCATATTAGAAGAAACTTACGGAATACCCGTTTATCAGGAACAGATAATGCAGATCGCTCAAGCTGTCGCTGGTTATACCTTAGGCCAAGCCGATATTTTAAGACGGGCTATGGGAAAAAAGAAAGTATCGGAAATGGAAGAGCAACGTGATGTTTTTCGGAGAGGCGCCGAATCTCATGGCCTACCTATAACTGAAGCCGATAGGATTTTTGATTTACTCGAAAAATTCGCTAATTATGGGTTTAATAAGAGTCATAGCGCGGCGTACGGCTTGTTGTCCTACCAGACGGCTTATCTAAAAGCCCACTATCCCCTAGAATTCGCTGCTGCACTTCTGACCGTAGAGCGAGCTAACTCCGAAAAGATTGCTCAATACGTGAATGATGCCAAGCACCTTAACGTGGAGGTACTACCCCCCGACCTAAACATTTCTGGTGCAGATTTCACTCCAGTTGATGGTTTAATCAGATTTGGACTATATGGAATTAAGAATGTTGGGGATCTAGCAGTTGACCATATTTTAAGTGAAAGAGCTACCGGTGGATCTTTTAAGGATCTCTATGATTTTTGCAGTCGGACAGACAGCAGCATCGTTAATAAACGAGCTCTAGAATATCTCGTGAAATCAGGAGCCTTTGATAACATCGGTAAGCGTGATGAATTATTGGCCAATCTAGAACCTGCACTAAGGTGGGGAACTGAGCAAAGAGCTCAAGCTAACCAAGGTCAGTTTGCTCTCTTTGAGATCGAGGACTTCAAACCGCCCGAAGTGGTTCCTGGTGATAACCTGACTCTTCTCGACCTACTCAGAATGGAGAAGGAATCGCTAGGACTGTACATAAGCGCACATCCAATGGGTAGCTATGTTGGACTTAGTGAGGCTGCTACCTGTTCAGTTGCCGAATTAGAACAACAATCTTCTGGCGATAACACTCAAGGACGTTCGCGACTGGTTTTATCAGGGCTACTCCAAAATGTGACAAGGCGGACTACCAGGAAAGGAACCTTGATGGCTCGCTTCGACATTGCTGATCAATCTGGTTCTCACGAGATAGTAGCCTTCAGTCGGACCTTAGAGGAATACGATGAGCTTCTCGAGGAAGATGCGCCTGCCGTCCTTGTAGTAGATGTGAGTTCAGATGGAGACGGCTTAAGAATCGTGTTGGACCGGCTTTATCGGTGGGATAACCAAAAGGAATTTCCCCAGTTGGCCCTGATTTCCTTTGATTCAAGTGAACTGCAGGAGACTCAATTACGCACTTTGCGTACGGAACTAGAAAACAATTCTGGTAGCATTCCTATAACGTTTCGAGTAACTACTGAATTCGGCACATTCGACTATTCTTTAGAAGGCCTTGGGGTCAACCCCCGGAAACTCAGTTCGATTGTTGCAACCCTTCCTTCTATCCGGACCGTCATAACTGCAGATCGGGAACGTTTAATTAAGGCCCGGCGGGGTCATCGCCCCAAAAAACGAAAAAAAGTGGGTGCTATCAACGGATGA